One genomic region from Salvelinus sp. IW2-2015 linkage group LG12, ASM291031v2, whole genome shotgun sequence encodes:
- the LOC111971067 gene encoding inactive dipeptidyl peptidase 10-like: MTASKEGEEDFVQVSPESRNYKGIAISLLVIVAVCSLITMSVFVLTPVELPGVANSRLTVLDLFKPEFSVHDPEARWISDSEVLYRNRDGHVIKFNFALNETEMILRNITFVSFKVAKYSLSPDMKYVLFAYEVKQVYRHSYTASYIVYNIHTREVWELNPPEVQNAVLQHAAWGVKGQQLIYIFENNIYYQSDVQSNSLRITSSGEEGVIFNGIADWLYEEEILQSHIVHWWSPDGERLAFLMINDTLVPNMFLPRFTGSPYPRSQEYPYPKAGQPNPTVRLLVVNLYGPTHTQELVPPDGLRGREHYVSMVKWISNTHAAVRWLNRPQNVSFLTVCDATVGSCVQKHEEASDLWLTRQNQEPVFSKDGSRFFLTIPVKQGGQGDFHHIAMLTKSFRSDQNDVRHLTSGNWEVTKILAYDEGEQTIYFISTQDSPQKRHVYSASTIGLFSQRCLTCEMNQEACTFFDADISPNKQHVILQCKGPGAPSVMLQSFNDVNTYFILDNNMPLRAALEIKKISKSDVRVIQLPLKLTYPLDFSESLLYGLLLIVDGGPGSQSVSDEYELGWDSVLVSCDEVIVARLDGRGTGFRGLRVLQQVHQRLGTVDVQDQIAALEYLMTLPYIDRARIGIYGKGYGAYLTLMLLRSTALIKCAAANSPVVDWKLYASAFSERYFGLTSKNDNRYQVSRVLPNMKGLQGNMMKGPQGADFLLIHGTADANVHFQHSAELIKHLIKIGANYTMQLYPDEGHFLSLQSQKHLSESLVGYFRTCFQDFSTPLPEEIGKEDDD, encoded by the exons GACTTTGTGCAAGTAAGCCCCGAATCAAGGAACTACAAAGGAATAGCCATCTCCCTGCTGGTCATAGTGGCAGTTTGCTCCCTCATCACCATGTCTGTCTTTGTTCTCACACCAG TGGAACTTCCTGGTGTGGCTAACTCCAGACTTACTGTGCTGGACCTGTTTAAACCAGAGTTCTCTGTGCACGATCCTGAGGCCAGGTGGATAAGTG ATTCAGAGGTTTTGTACAGGAACCGAGACGGCCACGTCATCAAGTTCAACTTTGCTTTAAACGAAACAGAAATGATCCTGAGAAATATCACGTTT GTGTCTTTCAAAGTTGCCAAATATTCCCTCTCTCCAGACATGAAATATGTGCTATTTGCTTACGAAGTGAAACAG GTGTATAGACATTCCTATACTGCATCGTACATTGTTTACAACATCCACACAAG AGAGGTGTGGGAATTGAATCCTCCGGAGGTCCAGAATGCAGTGCTCCAGCATGCAGCGTGGGGTGTGAAGGGACAGCAGCTG ATCTACATCTTTGAAAACAACATCTATTACCAATCAGATGTGCAGAGCAATTCTCTTAGGATTACTTCGTCGGGAGAGGAAGGAGTCATATTTAATGGAATCGCTGACTGGCTGTATGAAG AGGAGATTCTGCAGTCACACATAGTCCACTGGTGGTCACCTGACGGAGAGAGACTGGCCTTCCTCATGATCAACGATACCCTGGTACCCAACATGTTCCTGCCCCGGTTCACTGGCAGCCCCTACCCCAGATCACAGGAGTACCCGTACCCCAAG GCTGGCCAGCCCAACCCTACAGTCAGGCTGTTGGTGGTGAACCTGTACGGTCCCACACACACTCAGGAGCTGGTACCACCTGATGGCCTGAGAGGAAG AGAACACTATGTGAGTATGGTGAAGTGGATCAGCAACACCCATGCAGCGGTTCGATGGCTCAACCGGCCCCAGAACGTGTCCTTCCTCACTGTGTGTGACGCCACCGTCGGATCCTGTGTACAG AAACATGAGGAAGCTTCAGATCTCTGGCTCACCAGACAG AACCAGGAGCCAGTGTTTTCAAAGGACGGGAGCAGGTTTTTCCTGACCATACCGGTGAAGCAGGGGGGACAAGGAGACTTCCATCATATTGCCATGCTCACCAAATCG TTCAGAAGTGATCAAAATGATGTCCGTCACTTGACGTCAGGCaactgggaggtgaccaagatatTAGCTTATGATGAGGGGGAGCAAACCAT ATATTTTATCAGTACTCAAGACTCCCCACAAAAGAGACACGTGTACAG TGCATCTACTATTGGTCTGTTCTCTCAACGATGTTTGACCTGCGAGATGAACCAGGAAGCATGCACGTTCTTCGATGCAGACATCAGCCCGAACAAACAGCATGTTATTCTACAGTGTAAAG GTCCTGGTGCTCCATCTGTGATGCTACAGAGTTTTAATGATGTAAACA CTTACTTTATATTGGACAACAACATGCCGCTGAGAGCTGCCTTGGAAATCAAAAAGATCTCTAAGTCAGATGTCAGGGTTATCCAA CTGCCTTTGAAACTCACCTATCCACTTGACTTTTCTGAATCTCTTCTCTATGGCCTTCTTTTGATTGT TGATGGTGGGCCTGGCAGTCAGTCGGTGAGTGATGAGTATGAGCTGGGTTGGGACTCGGTGCTGGTCAGTTGTGATGAGGTGATCGTGGCCAGGCTGGACGGCAGGGGGACAGGCTTCCGGGGCCTGAGAGTCCTGCAGCAGGTCCACCAGCGCCTGGGTACCGTGGATGTTCAGGACCAGATAGCTGCATTGGA ATACTTGATGACACTCCCATACATTGACCGCGCGCGGATCGGAATCTACGGAAAG GGATACGGTGCTTACCTCACCTTGATGCTTCTGAGGTCCACTGCGCTGATTAAGTGTGCAGCTGCTAATTCCCCAGTGGTTGACTGGAAACTTTACG CTTCAGCATTTTCAGAGCGATACTTTGGCCTGACGTCAAAGAACGACAACAGATATCAA GTTTCTAGAGTGCTTCCAAATATGAAAGGACTGCAAGGAAACATGATGAAAGGACCGCAAGGAGCGGATTTTCTGTTGATTCATGGAACCGCTGATG CAAATGTTCATTTCCAACATTCAGCAGAGTTGATTAAGCACTTGATCAAAATTGGAGCGAACTACACAATGCAG CTCTACCCAGACGAGGGCCACTTCCTGTCCCTGCAGAGCCAGAAGCACCTGTCTGAGTCCCTGGTTGGCTACTTCAGAACATGTTTTCAGGACTTCAGCACACCGCTACCTGAGGAGATAGGCAAAGAGGATGATGACTGA